One genomic segment of Arthrobacter sp. JZ12 includes these proteins:
- the rplS gene encoding 50S ribosomal protein L19, with translation MHILDNVDAASLRNDVPEFRAGDTLKVHVNIVEGKNTRVQIFQGFVVGRQGDGVRETFTVRKVSFGVGVERTFPVHSPVIDKIEVVSKGDVRRAKLYYMRDLRGKAAKIKEKRDPKTAK, from the coding sequence ATGCATATTCTCGACAATGTGGATGCAGCATCGCTGCGCAATGATGTTCCGGAGTTCCGCGCGGGTGACACCCTCAAGGTTCACGTGAACATCGTTGAAGGCAAGAACACCCGTGTTCAGATCTTCCAGGGCTTCGTAGTCGGCCGCCAGGGCGACGGCGTTCGCGAGACCTTCACCGTCCGCAAGGTTAGCTTCGGTGTCGGCGTTGAGCGTACCTTCCCGGTGCACTCCCCGGTGATCGACAAGATCGAGGTAGTAAGCAAGGGCGACGTTCGTCGCGCGAAGCTGTACTACATGCGTGATCTGCGCGGCAAGGCTGCAAAGATCAAGGAAAAGCGCGATCCGAAGACCGCCAAGTAA
- the trmD gene encoding tRNA (guanosine(37)-N1)-methyltransferase TrmD: MRIDVVSIFPEYLAALDLSLIGKARQDGLLDLTVHNLRDFTSDRHRTVDDTPYGGGAGMVMKPEPWAQALESVRGGSRPVLIVPSPAGAVFTQAMAHELAEEQHIVFACGRYEGIDERVLEWAKDSFDVRPLSLGDYVLNGGEVAVLAMVEAIARLLPGVVGNPESLVEESHSDGLLEYPVYTKPSAWRNLEVPAVLLSGNHARIARHRRDEQLRRTALRRPDLLELLDAATLDRADLAVLAEAGYAVVGGRLTRTQVPSEGSA, encoded by the coding sequence GTGCGCATCGACGTCGTAAGTATCTTCCCGGAGTACCTTGCCGCGCTTGATCTGTCCCTGATCGGGAAGGCCCGGCAGGACGGCCTGCTCGACCTGACCGTCCACAACCTGCGCGACTTCACCTCGGACCGGCACCGGACGGTGGATGACACACCCTATGGCGGCGGGGCCGGCATGGTGATGAAGCCCGAGCCGTGGGCACAGGCTCTGGAGAGCGTGCGGGGCGGATCGCGTCCTGTCCTGATAGTGCCCTCGCCCGCCGGAGCAGTGTTTACCCAGGCCATGGCCCATGAATTGGCTGAGGAGCAGCACATCGTCTTCGCCTGCGGTCGGTATGAGGGCATAGACGAGCGGGTTCTGGAGTGGGCAAAGGACTCGTTCGATGTCCGTCCGCTGAGCCTCGGAGACTACGTCCTGAACGGCGGGGAGGTAGCGGTTCTGGCGATGGTGGAGGCGATTGCGCGGCTGTTGCCCGGCGTTGTGGGAAACCCCGAATCCCTCGTTGAAGAGTCACATTCTGACGGGCTCCTCGAATACCCCGTGTATACCAAGCCGTCGGCCTGGCGGAACCTCGAAGTGCCGGCGGTCCTCCTCAGCGGTAATCACGCGCGCATCGCGAGGCACCGGCGGGACGAGCAGCTGCGCCGGACAGCCCTTCGGCGTCCGGATCTGCTCGAACTGCTCGACGCCGCTACCCTGGATCGTGCCGATCTCGCCGTTCTCGCGGAGGCGGGTTACGCCGTCGTCGGTGGGAGGCTGACGCGGACGCAGGTGCCTTCCGAAGGTTCTGCCTGA
- the rimM gene encoding ribosome maturation factor RimM (Essential for efficient processing of 16S rRNA), whose protein sequence is MDLQVARIGKPHGIRGEVTVQLFTDAPEERFEVGAVFRVEPAARGPLTVSSARWNKDILVLGFAEVPDRNAAELLRGAKLFIDSEETEDDDDSWYEHELVGLEARVGDNVVGRVSALRTMTVQDLLVIERPDGEEILIPFVEEIVPEIDLEGGFVLLTPPEGLLELNLPGSNQAEAADAADDAGDGPEADSDEEPDSKASGS, encoded by the coding sequence ATGGATCTGCAGGTTGCCAGAATCGGCAAGCCGCACGGCATTCGCGGCGAGGTAACAGTTCAGCTCTTCACGGATGCCCCGGAGGAACGCTTCGAGGTAGGCGCGGTCTTTCGCGTGGAGCCGGCAGCCCGCGGGCCGTTGACCGTATCAAGTGCACGGTGGAACAAGGACATTCTTGTCCTAGGCTTTGCCGAGGTACCCGACCGCAATGCCGCCGAACTCCTGCGCGGGGCGAAACTGTTCATCGACTCCGAGGAAACCGAAGACGACGACGATTCGTGGTACGAACACGAACTGGTGGGCCTTGAGGCGAGAGTGGGGGACAACGTCGTCGGACGCGTCAGTGCCCTGCGCACCATGACCGTGCAGGACCTGCTCGTGATCGAACGTCCGGACGGTGAGGAAATCCTCATCCCCTTCGTGGAGGAGATTGTTCCCGAGATCGATCTTGAGGGGGGTTTCGTTCTGCTGACGCCGCCGGAGGGCCTGCTTGAGCTCAACCTTCCCGGTTCCAATCAGGCAGAGGCCGCCGACGCCGCGGACGATGCCGGTGACGGGCCCGAGGCAGACAGCGATGAGGAACCGGACAGCAAGGCGTCGGGCAGCTAG
- a CDS encoding RNA-binding protein yields the protein MLAEALEHLVRGIVDSPDDVRVAAKSNRRGETLEVRVHQEDLGRVIGRQGRTARALRTVIAALADGEQVRVDVVDTDRRR from the coding sequence TTGCTCGCTGAAGCGCTCGAACACCTCGTTCGCGGGATCGTCGACAGTCCCGATGACGTGCGGGTAGCGGCCAAGTCCAACCGCCGCGGAGAGACTCTTGAAGTGCGTGTTCACCAGGAGGACCTCGGCCGGGTAATCGGACGTCAAGGACGAACCGCCCGCGCCCTGCGAACCGTGATCGCCGCACTGGCGGACGGTGAGCAGGTACGGGTCGACGTCGTGGATACCGACCGCCGTCGCTGA
- the rpsP gene encoding 30S ribosomal protein S16, which yields MAVKIRLKRFGKMRAPYYRIVVMDSRSKRDGRAIEEIGKYHPTEEPSFIEVKSDRAQYWLGVGAQPTEQVAAILKITGDWQKFKGIEGQEGTLKTKAPKEPFTAPEKGSVIVPEAITPKAKKADESEAEAAEAE from the coding sequence GTGGCCGTAAAGATTCGCCTGAAGCGCTTCGGTAAGATGCGCGCCCCGTACTACCGCATCGTCGTCATGGACTCGCGCTCCAAGCGCGATGGTCGTGCCATCGAGGAGATCGGCAAGTACCACCCCACCGAGGAGCCTTCGTTCATCGAGGTCAAGTCGGACCGTGCCCAGTACTGGCTCGGCGTTGGCGCACAGCCCACCGAGCAGGTTGCCGCCATCCTGAAGATCACCGGTGACTGGCAGAAGTTCAAGGGCATCGAGGGCCAGGAAGGCACCCTGAAGACCAAGGCCCCGAAGGAGCCGTTCACGGCTCCCGAGAAGGGCTCGGTCATCGTGCCTGAGGCCATCACGCCCAAGGCAAAGAAGGCTGACGAGTCCGAGGCTGAAGCCGCCGAGGCTGAGTAA